One part of the Haloprofundus halobius genome encodes these proteins:
- the gfo6 gene encoding D-xylose 1-dehydrogenase Gfo6, protein MRPSTGRDGSETAWTRLRARARRRDWQQSTEGTVRYALVGLGWWTTDVALPAISESEFCETTVLVSSSREKASRIADDHDVDRGISYEEYHDGAAADAYDAVYVATPNAYHLEYAETAAELGKGVLCEKPMEASVERAERMVDVCEDASVPLMVAYRMQTDPAVRRARELVKDGFLGEPVQVYGNNSQPLLEMIPDENQWRLDPELTGYGTSVMDLGIYSINTTRYLLRRDPVTVEARMSSHHEAFDAVPDERSSVLAVLEDGVQMVSTASQRAHPDTQLKITGTDGQLELRPAFHGECTLYASNGDLTVELSHDSFEAVEEMTEEFDYFADRLLSEATIYPDGEHGLTDMRTIEAIHRAADEETTVELD, encoded by the coding sequence GTGCGGCCGTCGACCGGGCGCGACGGGAGTGAGACGGCGTGGACGCGGCTACGCGCTCGCGCCCGCCGACGCGACTGGCAGCAGTCGACCGAGGGGACGGTTCGCTACGCGCTCGTCGGACTCGGGTGGTGGACGACGGACGTCGCGCTCCCCGCGATATCGGAGTCGGAGTTCTGCGAGACGACTGTCCTCGTCAGCAGTTCGAGAGAGAAGGCGTCCCGAATCGCCGACGACCACGATGTCGATCGAGGGATCTCCTACGAGGAGTACCACGACGGCGCGGCCGCGGACGCGTACGACGCGGTGTACGTCGCGACGCCGAACGCGTATCATCTCGAATACGCGGAGACCGCAGCAGAACTCGGTAAAGGCGTTCTCTGTGAGAAGCCGATGGAGGCGAGCGTCGAGCGCGCCGAGCGGATGGTCGACGTATGCGAGGACGCGAGCGTCCCGCTGATGGTCGCCTACCGGATGCAGACCGACCCGGCCGTTCGCCGCGCGCGCGAACTCGTCAAGGACGGCTTCCTCGGGGAGCCAGTACAGGTGTACGGAAACAACTCACAGCCGCTGTTGGAGATGATCCCCGACGAGAATCAGTGGCGACTCGACCCCGAACTGACCGGCTACGGGACGTCGGTGATGGACCTCGGCATCTACTCGATAAACACCACTCGCTACCTGCTTCGGCGCGATCCCGTGACGGTCGAAGCCCGGATGTCGTCGCACCACGAGGCGTTCGACGCCGTCCCCGACGAACGGTCGTCGGTTCTCGCCGTCCTCGAAGACGGCGTTCAGATGGTCTCTACCGCGAGTCAGCGGGCCCACCCGGATACACAGTTGAAGATCACCGGCACCGACGGGCAACTCGAACTCCGCCCGGCGTTTCACGGCGAGTGCACGCTGTACGCCTCGAACGGCGACCTGACGGTCGAACTGTCACACGACTCGTTCGAGGCGGTCGAAGAGATGACCGAGGAGTTCGACTACTTCGCCGACCGACTGCTCTCGGAGGCGACTATCTACCCGGACGGCGAACACGGGCTGACCGATATGCGAACTATCGAAGCCATTCACCGAGCGGCCGACGAGGAGACAACGGTCGAACTCGACTGA
- a CDS encoding ABC transporter ATP-binding protein — translation MATIDITNLRKAFGNGSEQIVAVDDFNLTIEDGEFLVFVGPSGCGKTTTLRCIAGLEDVTDGTIEFDGEDVTDKRARERDVAMVFQNYALYPHMTVRKNIGFPLRLSTKQSSEEINAQVENVAQLLGIEDLLEKKPKELSGGQQQRVALGRAIVRDPEVFLMDEPLSNLDAKLRSTMRTELQELQQELGVTTAYVTHDQTEAMAMGDRIVVLNGGELQQVGTASEVYRSPTNEFVAGFIGSPSINLFTAEVDGPTLTGPGGFSYTFEDDSVVAGRDRVRVGIRPEDLYLAAGGSLPSEVTVVEQMGNENFLYGRTGEVDITARIQSEIYPDEGSTVEFGFEEEDIYLFDAETTEAIKTKTGETDMDYDQYTRTQSV, via the coding sequence ATGGCAACAATCGACATCACGAACCTTCGTAAGGCGTTCGGTAACGGCAGCGAACAGATCGTAGCGGTCGACGACTTCAACCTCACAATCGAGGACGGGGAGTTCCTCGTCTTCGTCGGACCGTCGGGCTGTGGAAAGACGACGACGCTCCGGTGTATCGCCGGGCTCGAGGATGTGACCGACGGGACCATCGAGTTCGACGGCGAAGACGTGACCGACAAACGTGCACGGGAACGCGACGTCGCGATGGTGTTCCAGAACTACGCACTATACCCGCACATGACCGTGCGGAAGAACATCGGCTTCCCACTTCGGCTTTCGACCAAGCAGTCGAGCGAAGAGATAAACGCGCAGGTCGAGAACGTCGCGCAACTGCTTGGCATTGAGGACCTCTTGGAGAAGAAACCGAAGGAACTCTCCGGTGGACAGCAGCAGCGCGTCGCGCTCGGTCGCGCCATCGTCCGCGACCCCGAAGTGTTCCTGATGGACGAACCGCTCTCGAACCTCGACGCGAAACTCCGGTCGACGATGCGGACGGAGCTACAGGAGTTACAGCAGGAGCTGGGCGTCACTACCGCGTACGTGACACACGACCAGACCGAGGCGATGGCGATGGGCGACAGGATTGTCGTGCTCAACGGCGGCGAACTCCAACAGGTCGGTACCGCTAGCGAGGTGTATCGTAGTCCCACCAACGAGTTTGTTGCCGGCTTCATCGGCAGTCCGAGCATAAATCTGTTCACCGCCGAGGTAGACGGCCCTACGCTCACCGGACCCGGCGGGTTCTCCTACACGTTCGAAGACGACTCCGTCGTCGCGGGGCGCGACCGGGTCCGCGTCGGAATCCGCCCCGAAGACCTATATCTGGCTGCGGGCGGGAGCCTCCCGAGCGAGGTGACCGTCGTCGAGCAGATGGGTAACGAGAACTTCCTCTACGGGCGGACGGGTGAAGTCGATATCACCGCCCGTATCCAGAGCGAGATCTATCCCGACGAGGGGTCGACTGTCGAGTTCGGCTTCGAGGAGGAAGATATCTACCTGTTCGACGCGGAGACGACCGAGGCGATCAAGACGAAGACGGGCGAGACAGACATGGATTACGACCAGTACACGCGGACGCAGAGCGTCTAA
- a CDS encoding beta-galactosidase: MRVGVCYFPEHWPAERLGRDIERMADAGLQYVRMGEFSWSRLEPEPGELDFEWLNEAVSVIGEHGMQAVLCTPTATPPKWLVDEYPGIRQEEADGTPRHYGSRRHYCYNSEIYRRETRRITETLAAAFADDPAVAGWQTDNEYGCHGTIRCYCDDCATAFRQWLKEKYGDIETLNESWGNAFWSQELNSFAQVDPPRHTAADHHPARLLDYYRFSSDSVVEYNRLQTDLLREANDDWFVTHNFMGHFGALDAYDVSADLDFASWDSYPTGHVQERSTAATSAQLRAGDPDQIALNHDLYRSATGSPFWVMEQQPGDINWPPYSTQPGEGAMRLWAQFAAAHGADVVSYFRWRQCRMGQEQYHSGLLAPDGSPNRGYHDATQASTEFDELLCDRAEGGDGRTPRIPEANVAILHDYDNLWALEIEPNTPNFDYWEHLETYYAALQARSVTVDIVPPSTELADYDAVVAPTLYLVDDRLAERLDSYVRSGGELLVTMRSGVKDPYNKLHETQQPGPLTDLLGTEVTRFESVPERIESSVGYGGERFACHVWNDWLSPVSDSADVVGRYVGELADGEAAVVHNTVGDGSVVYVGTWPEASLADELVDDLLTRADVKTTPRLPNQVRMAQRNGLTWVTNFSSDPVTVDIGADARWLVGDESVDSYDVAVTDAAPATLSVQQQERE; encoded by the coding sequence ATGAGAGTAGGAGTCTGCTACTTTCCGGAGCACTGGCCGGCGGAGCGACTGGGGCGAGATATCGAACGGATGGCGGACGCGGGGTTACAGTACGTCCGCATGGGCGAGTTCAGCTGGTCGCGACTGGAACCGGAACCCGGAGAACTCGACTTCGAGTGGCTGAACGAGGCCGTCTCGGTCATCGGCGAACACGGGATGCAGGCGGTGCTCTGCACGCCGACGGCGACGCCCCCGAAGTGGCTCGTCGACGAGTATCCGGGAATACGACAGGAGGAGGCGGACGGTACCCCCCGACACTACGGGAGTCGACGACACTACTGCTACAACTCCGAGATCTACCGGCGTGAAACGCGACGTATCACCGAGACGCTGGCGGCGGCGTTCGCGGACGATCCAGCGGTCGCCGGATGGCAGACCGACAACGAGTACGGCTGTCACGGCACGATTCGGTGCTACTGCGACGACTGCGCGACTGCGTTTCGGCAGTGGCTCAAAGAGAAGTACGGCGACATCGAGACGCTGAACGAGTCGTGGGGGAACGCGTTCTGGAGTCAAGAACTCAACTCGTTCGCGCAAGTCGACCCACCGCGACATACGGCTGCCGACCACCACCCCGCCCGACTGCTCGACTACTACCGGTTCAGCAGCGACAGCGTCGTCGAGTACAATCGCCTGCAGACCGACCTGCTCCGCGAGGCGAACGACGACTGGTTCGTCACGCACAACTTCATGGGACACTTCGGCGCGCTTGACGCGTACGACGTCTCCGCGGACCTCGACTTCGCGTCGTGGGATTCCTACCCGACCGGCCACGTTCAGGAGCGTTCGACGGCGGCGACGAGCGCGCAACTGCGTGCCGGCGATCCCGACCAGATCGCGCTCAACCACGACCTGTATCGCAGCGCCACCGGGTCGCCGTTCTGGGTGATGGAACAGCAGCCGGGCGACATCAACTGGCCGCCGTACTCGACGCAACCTGGAGAGGGGGCGATGCGACTCTGGGCGCAGTTTGCGGCCGCTCACGGCGCTGACGTCGTCTCGTACTTCCGCTGGCGACAGTGCCGGATGGGACAGGAACAGTACCACAGCGGTCTCCTCGCGCCCGACGGCTCGCCGAACCGGGGCTATCACGACGCGACGCAGGCGTCCACGGAGTTCGATGAACTGCTCTGTGACCGCGCCGAGGGCGGAGACGGACGAACGCCCCGGATTCCTGAGGCGAACGTGGCCATCCTCCACGACTACGACAACCTCTGGGCGCTGGAAATCGAACCGAACACACCCAATTTCGACTACTGGGAACACCTCGAAACGTACTACGCGGCATTACAAGCACGGTCCGTGACTGTCGACATCGTCCCTCCGTCGACGGAGTTAGCCGACTACGACGCCGTCGTCGCGCCGACGCTCTATCTCGTGGACGACCGGCTGGCGGAGAGGCTCGACTCGTACGTTCGCTCGGGCGGCGAACTCCTCGTGACAATGCGGTCGGGGGTGAAGGACCCGTACAACAAACTCCACGAGACGCAGCAACCGGGCCCACTAACCGACCTCCTCGGCACGGAGGTCACTCGCTTCGAAAGCGTCCCCGAACGCATCGAGAGCAGCGTCGGCTACGGCGGTGAGCGGTTCGCCTGTCACGTCTGGAACGATTGGCTCTCGCCGGTGTCCGACAGCGCCGACGTCGTCGGCCGGTACGTAGGCGAACTCGCCGACGGCGAGGCGGCAGTCGTTCACAACACCGTCGGCGATGGCTCGGTTGTGTATGTCGGCACGTGGCCGGAGGCTTCTCTCGCCGACGAACTCGTTGACGACCTGTTGACGCGAGCGGACGTGAAAACGACACCACGGCTCCCAAACCAGGTTCGGATGGCCCAGCGGAACGGGTTGACGTGGGTAACGAATTTCAGTTCGGACCCGGTGACGGTCGACATCGGCGCGGACGCTCGATGGCTCGTCGGCGACGAATCGGTCGACAGCTACGACGTCGCCGTTACCGATGCTGCCCCGGCGACGCTCTCCGTTCAGCAGCAGGAGCGAGAGTGA
- a CDS encoding DUF7576 family protein, with translation MRQSESVSSTISDRVDRAASDAEPTLASDDERATDTSHRGCSGSDRQERCQYCGATIDTSEWYPVATVRNGNCVLRIYPLCGDDCREKWDEAHHR, from the coding sequence ATGCGACAGTCCGAGTCAGTCTCATCGACAATCTCCGACCGGGTGGACCGGGCGGCGTCCGACGCAGAGCCGACTCTCGCTTCGGACGACGAACGCGCCACCGACACCTCTCATAGGGGGTGCTCCGGGTCGGACAGACAGGAGCGCTGCCAGTACTGCGGCGCCACCATCGACACGAGCGAGTGGTACCCAGTTGCGACGGTACGCAACGGGAACTGTGTGCTCCGAATCTACCCGCTCTGCGGCGACGACTGCCGCGAGAAGTGGGACGAAGCGCACCACAGGTAG
- a CDS encoding carbohydrate ABC transporter permease encodes MQTQDKQEALWKFGSYIFLLVVTAIVLIPLYWMLVAATIPQSEFFSWPPRLLPGTHFLENFRALQENVDFVRSIGNSIIIAVSYTILSLILCSMAGFAFAKYEFRFKEPLFYFILATLVLPIQLLIIPLFLLMVQIGWTNSYLAVILPWAANPLGIFLMRQNMKAIPDSLLESARMDGATEFQLYYKIALPTMLPSLAALAIILFLNQWQAFLYPLVILQDPQMFTIPLALADLVGQQRVAFDQIMVGTSLAVTPIFIVFLTLQQYFIKGILSGSVKQ; translated from the coding sequence ATGCAGACACAGGACAAACAGGAGGCGCTCTGGAAGTTCGGGAGCTACATCTTCCTGCTCGTCGTCACAGCGATAGTGCTGATACCGCTGTACTGGATGCTCGTTGCGGCGACGATTCCCCAGTCAGAGTTCTTCTCGTGGCCGCCGCGCCTGCTTCCGGGGACGCACTTCCTCGAGAACTTCCGCGCGCTGCAGGAGAACGTCGACTTCGTCAGGAGCATCGGCAACAGCATCATCATCGCGGTGTCGTACACGATACTGTCGCTGATACTCTGCTCGATGGCGGGGTTCGCCTTCGCGAAGTACGAGTTCCGGTTCAAGGAACCGCTGTTCTACTTCATTCTAGCGACGCTCGTACTTCCCATCCAGTTGCTAATCATCCCACTGTTCCTGCTCATGGTGCAGATCGGGTGGACCAACTCCTACCTAGCGGTAATTCTACCGTGGGCGGCGAACCCGCTCGGTATCTTCCTGATGCGGCAGAACATGAAGGCGATTCCGGACTCGCTCCTGGAATCGGCTCGCATGGACGGAGCCACCGAATTTCAACTGTACTACAAGATCGCGCTGCCGACGATGCTCCCGTCGCTGGCAGCGCTCGCTATTATTCTCTTTCTCAACCAGTGGCAGGCGTTCCTCTATCCGCTTGTCATCCTACAGGATCCTCAGATGTTCACGATCCCGCTCGCGCTGGCGGATCTCGTCGGGCAACAGCGGGTGGCGTTCGACCAGATCATGGTCGGAACCTCTCTCGCCGTAACGCCCATCTTCATCGTGTTCCTGACACTACAACAGTACTTCATCAAGGGCATCCTCTCCGGATCGGTCAAGCAATAA
- a CDS encoding bacterio-opsin activator domain-containing protein — translation MSDEETLEVLLVEDNPGDVRLIEELLDEATQRAVTLSESDSVGTPRLRRTDRLADGLEQLEASRVDVLLLDLGLPDSSGIDTLEAVRDRTNEVPVVVLTGVHDETVGVQAVQQGAQEYLVKDELTPTLLYRSIRHAIERKKFGRTQAALHGASRELVQAASKAEVSQLAVDAAVDMFGGRCVGIYLFDVETNMLEPTALYTNYPELDLGDAPSLRPDESTITWRAFVDDETIVRDNLREVELFRRLDVPLRSGLWIPLDGHGVLFILSEEPEGIDQQTQQLADHLAATTEAALDRVEHEESLRRQERELASQNRQLEELNRINDLIREIDQVLVQATTRNAIEQAVCELLTQTERFAFAWIGEVVDEEITSRSWAGAEPDYLDVVSLSVSDSASPAAATVSTETATVVSNIASGIRDEPWRKAAIARGLQSAISIPLQYHELPYGVLTVFATETDAFTDRSKRVFEQLGETIAYAMNSVETRRTLLTDTVVELELEIRETGGQLEQLAREAGCHLSYGGLVPQTDGTTRIFFSATDASSDAVVDAAATVPGIRDIDYIGGGDDADSLRFEVVVSGTTVPSVLVECGGIARSIQVEGTFTRVVVELPDATDVRAFVTRVEEKYPETRLRARRNRERTDRSQQAFGTTLEDDLTRRQLEVLQTAYHSGYFEWPRDRTGEEVATTLDITQPTFNAHLRAAERKLCAMLFDDGPVF, via the coding sequence ATGTCGGACGAAGAGACACTCGAGGTGCTCCTCGTCGAGGATAACCCCGGCGACGTCCGACTCATCGAAGAGTTGCTCGACGAGGCGACCCAACGAGCGGTAACGCTCTCGGAGTCCGACTCCGTCGGCACGCCACGACTACGACGAACCGACCGCTTGGCCGACGGACTGGAGCAACTCGAAGCGTCGCGGGTCGACGTGCTACTTCTCGACCTCGGCCTCCCCGACAGTTCGGGAATCGATACGCTCGAAGCGGTCCGCGACCGGACGAACGAGGTCCCGGTCGTGGTCCTGACCGGCGTCCACGACGAGACCGTCGGCGTACAGGCGGTCCAGCAGGGCGCACAGGAGTACCTCGTCAAGGACGAACTGACCCCCACGCTGCTGTACCGGTCGATCCGACACGCCATCGAGCGAAAGAAGTTCGGACGGACGCAGGCGGCGCTGCACGGCGCGAGCCGCGAGTTGGTGCAGGCGGCGTCGAAAGCCGAGGTGAGTCAGCTTGCAGTCGACGCCGCCGTCGACATGTTCGGGGGGCGCTGCGTCGGTATCTACCTCTTCGACGTGGAGACGAACATGCTCGAACCGACTGCTCTGTACACCAACTATCCCGAGTTGGACCTCGGCGACGCACCGTCGCTACGCCCGGACGAGTCGACGATCACGTGGCGGGCGTTCGTCGACGACGAGACCATCGTGCGCGACAACCTTCGGGAGGTAGAGCTCTTCCGCCGACTCGACGTACCGCTGCGGAGTGGGCTCTGGATTCCGCTCGACGGCCACGGCGTACTCTTCATCCTCTCGGAGGAACCCGAGGGTATCGACCAGCAGACCCAGCAGTTGGCTGACCATCTGGCGGCGACGACCGAGGCCGCGCTCGATCGCGTCGAGCACGAGGAGTCGCTCCGGCGACAGGAACGCGAACTAGCGTCGCAGAACCGCCAGCTGGAGGAACTAAACCGGATAAACGATCTCATCCGCGAGATCGACCAGGTGCTCGTGCAGGCCACGACGCGCAACGCGATAGAGCAGGCCGTATGTGAGCTCTTGACTCAGACCGAGCGGTTCGCGTTCGCCTGGATCGGAGAGGTGGTGGACGAAGAGATAACTTCGCGCAGTTGGGCTGGCGCAGAACCGGACTATCTCGACGTCGTCTCGTTGTCAGTCAGCGACAGCGCCTCGCCGGCGGCGGCGACGGTGTCGACCGAGACCGCGACGGTCGTCTCCAACATCGCCTCGGGGATTCGCGACGAACCGTGGCGGAAAGCCGCTATCGCGCGAGGACTTCAGTCGGCTATCAGTATCCCGCTTCAGTACCACGAGTTACCCTACGGCGTGCTGACGGTGTTTGCGACCGAAACGGACGCCTTCACCGACCGCTCGAAGCGCGTCTTCGAGCAACTAGGCGAGACCATCGCCTACGCGATGAACTCCGTGGAGACGCGCCGGACGCTGTTGACCGACACGGTCGTCGAACTCGAACTGGAGATTCGCGAGACTGGCGGACAGCTCGAACAGCTCGCACGTGAAGCGGGATGTCACCTCAGCTACGGCGGTCTCGTCCCGCAGACGGACGGGACGACGCGAATCTTCTTCAGCGCGACCGACGCGTCGTCGGACGCCGTCGTCGACGCCGCGGCCACCGTCCCCGGAATCCGGGATATCGACTACATCGGCGGGGGAGACGACGCAGACAGCCTCCGCTTCGAGGTTGTCGTCTCCGGGACGACGGTTCCGTCGGTGCTCGTCGAGTGTGGCGGCATCGCTCGCTCGATCCAGGTCGAGGGGACGTTCACCCGAGTCGTCGTCGAACTTCCGGACGCGACGGACGTGCGTGCGTTCGTCACCCGGGTCGAAGAGAAGTATCCCGAGACGAGACTCCGCGCGCGTCGGAACAGAGAACGGACCGACCGGTCTCAGCAGGCGTTCGGTACGACGCTCGAAGACGACCTCACGCGCCGCCAGTTGGAGGTGCTGCAGACGGCGTACCACAGCGGCTACTTCGAGTGGCCGCGCGACCGGACGGGCGAGGAGGTTGCGACGACGCTCGATATCACGCAACCGACGTTCAACGCCCACCTCCGAGCCGCGGAGCGAAAACTCTGTGCGATGCTGTTCGACGACGGTCCCGTCTTCTAG
- a CDS encoding HalOD1 output domain-containing protein, with the protein MDGISTPAVGVRQVSGDQNVSNAVVLAVAEARNVDPLELDPLYDVIDPDALDAIFSSAGPTDNSMELDFEMAGCQVTVRGTGEIRVELSPSEAAAVVDPLEN; encoded by the coding sequence ATGGATGGAATCTCGACTCCCGCCGTTGGAGTCCGACAAGTCTCTGGGGACCAGAACGTCAGCAACGCGGTTGTTCTCGCAGTTGCGGAAGCGCGAAACGTCGACCCCTTGGAACTCGACCCGCTCTACGACGTTATCGATCCCGACGCCCTGGACGCGATTTTCTCCTCGGCCGGCCCGACGGACAACTCGATGGAACTCGATTTCGAAATGGCTGGCTGTCAGGTCACCGTCCGCGGGACCGGCGAGATACGGGTTGAGCTGTCTCCCTCCGAGGCTGCCGCCGTCGTCGACCCGCTTGAGAACTGA
- a CDS encoding helix-turn-helix domain-containing protein has product MAKLDEVSTERLRDALSNAADAKEAKRVIVALDYKDGQSVDELSERYGIPRSTLYSWLERFENDPVESAVTDESRPGRPPKLTEEALAELRADVAASPSKRGYDAEEWTTAMFREYIEERYGVTYSEGHVRRLLRQLE; this is encoded by the coding sequence ATGGCGAAACTCGACGAGGTGTCGACTGAACGTCTCCGAGATGCACTCTCGAACGCTGCGGACGCGAAGGAGGCGAAACGGGTCATCGTCGCCCTCGACTACAAAGACGGCCAGTCGGTAGACGAGTTGAGCGAACGGTACGGAATCCCTCGTTCGACGCTGTACTCGTGGTTAGAGCGGTTCGAGAACGACCCTGTCGAATCCGCGGTCACCGACGAGAGTCGACCGGGACGACCGCCGAAACTCACAGAAGAAGCACTCGCCGAACTCCGAGCTGACGTGGCCGCATCTCCGTCGAAACGAGGGTACGACGCCGAGGAGTGGACGACAGCGATGTTTCGAGAGTACATCGAGGAGCGGTATGGTGTCACATACTCCGAAGGCCACGTCCGGCGGTTACTTCGGCAACTCGAGTGA
- a CDS encoding ATP-binding protein — protein sequence MEAARQHHAHFRVLRDLTPLLTGASTRDQPEVATWAASIGLWTFVPTLPLDELQLVQLLQNLVANAITYSGDGRPCVAVSATRRDDEWEFAVSDEGIGIDPSKTTRSSNGSTDFTREPSTRMGIDLALCQRIVDRHGGCIRVESDGEGSTFRSTIPTTREDLHE from the coding sequence ATGGAGGCTGCACGCCAACACCACGCACACTTCCGCGTTCTTCGAGACCTCACCCCCCTACTGACCGGCGCGTCGACGCGCGACCAACCCGAAGTGGCGACGTGGGCGGCGTCTATCGGCCTCTGGACGTTCGTGCCGACGCTCCCCCTCGACGAGCTCCAGTTGGTCCAACTGCTTCAGAACCTCGTCGCCAACGCCATCACCTACAGCGGCGACGGCAGGCCGTGCGTGGCGGTGTCGGCGACGAGGCGAGACGACGAGTGGGAGTTCGCCGTCAGCGACGAGGGAATCGGCATCGACCCGTCGAAGACGACGAGATCTTCGAACGGTTCCACCGACTTCACCCGAGAACCGAGTACGCGGATGGGCATCGACCTCGCGCTCTGTCAGCGAATCGTCGACCGTCACGGCGGCTGTATCCGGGTCGAGTCCGACGGCGAGGGTTCGACGTTCCGCTCCACGATACCGACAACTCGAGAGGATTTACATGAGTGA
- a CDS encoding response regulator: MSDSSIDPAEVLLVEDNPGDVRLTREAFDESGIRNELHVVHDGERALDFLYQRDEYEDAPTPGLVLLDLNLPNLEGKAVLREIKGTPALRQIPIIVLTSSEADEDIARSYDLHANAYLVKPVDPEEFIDLARTFEKFWLQFVELPPSNHN, encoded by the coding sequence ATGAGTGATTCATCTATCGACCCGGCGGAAGTGCTGCTAGTCGAGGACAACCCCGGTGACGTTCGACTCACGCGGGAAGCGTTCGACGAGAGCGGCATTCGGAACGAACTCCACGTGGTCCACGACGGGGAGCGGGCGCTCGACTTTCTCTACCAGCGCGACGAGTACGAGGACGCTCCCACCCCAGGACTCGTCCTCCTCGATTTGAACCTCCCGAACCTCGAGGGGAAAGCCGTCCTCCGGGAGATAAAGGGCACACCCGCTCTGCGGCAGATACCGATAATCGTGTTGACGAGTTCCGAAGCCGACGAGGATATCGCCCGGAGCTACGACCTCCACGCCAACGCCTACCTCGTGAAGCCGGTCGACCCCGAGGAGTTCATCGACCTCGCTCGGACGTTCGAGAAGTTCTGGCTACAGTTCGTCGAACTCCCGCCGTCGAACCACAACTGA
- a CDS encoding bifunctional 4-hydroxy-2-oxoglutarate aldolase/2-dehydro-3-deoxy-phosphogluconate aldolase, whose product MTTESSTQSHSAYVRIAENGVIGIVRGVDADRTIDVVDALVSGGVDTVEITADTTGVLDTLEAVTSTFDDSEALVGAGTVLDSETARAVLLAGASFVVTPSFDPDVVETCNRYGAVVAPGVQTPTEAVRAYESGADLLKIFPASSLGPDYVRSLGGPLPQLPLVPTGGVSLDNVEAYVDAGATAVGVGSSLVDSDAIAEGEYDVLTERAAQFRAAVDRARRE is encoded by the coding sequence ATGACGACAGAGTCGTCTACGCAGTCTCACTCGGCGTACGTCCGAATAGCCGAGAACGGGGTCATTGGAATTGTCCGCGGCGTCGACGCCGACCGAACCATCGACGTCGTCGACGCGCTCGTCTCCGGTGGCGTCGACACCGTCGAGATAACCGCCGACACGACGGGCGTGCTCGACACACTTGAAGCCGTTACGTCGACGTTCGACGACTCGGAGGCGCTCGTCGGGGCCGGGACGGTGCTCGACAGCGAGACGGCGCGAGCGGTGCTTTTGGCGGGTGCGTCGTTCGTCGTCACGCCGAGTTTCGACCCCGACGTCGTCGAGACCTGCAATCGCTACGGGGCGGTCGTCGCTCCCGGTGTGCAGACGCCCACCGAAGCCGTCCGGGCGTACGAGTCGGGCGCGGACCTGCTGAAGATCTTCCCGGCGTCGTCGCTCGGCCCCGACTACGTCCGCAGTCTCGGTGGGCCGCTTCCACAGTTGCCGCTCGTGCCGACCGGTGGGGTGTCGCTGGACAACGTCGAAGCGTACGTCGACGCCGGGGCGACGGCCGTCGGCGTCGGCAGCAGTCTCGTCGACTCCGATGCGATCGCCGAAGGGGAGTACGACGTGCTGACCGAGCGCGCAGCGCAGTTCCGTGCGGCCGTCGACCGGGCGCGACGGGAGTGA